From Streptomyces sp. NBC_01460, a single genomic window includes:
- a CDS encoding PucR family transcriptional regulator has translation MTVHHELGSAGWIRRLTPDPADASHPPASSAATITEATERLGPHPVAWAVAVGAALAGVVTREVPELGGGPAPFETLRMGTEAATLRALLLLADEAADHAVPEESLLGDREFARRRIGLDKVLRGIRVAHAALVRALMAACQERTTSSERAEQFRRISELLFGFMDEFSSRMTAEYLAEHDRWLTSGAAAREETVRAILDGRPVREETARELLAYRLEGRQLAVVAWYDSPAVDATSELQRLAAELLHLRGCSSTLLLPTGRTTLWAWGDLQAPYPAGLPGDHAYPEGIRFAFGSVRDGLPGFRQSHQDAQHVARIMRISPGGTGPVVDHPDVGLAALLSTDLPALRRFIRDELGDLAADSPHAEQLRRTLRLYLRNERSLMAVAAQLHVARNTVTYRVKRAQELLGHHLTPRLPEVMAALEAARALGPAVLRPVGDGTHDDPFHES, from the coding sequence ATGACCGTTCACCACGAACTCGGCTCCGCCGGCTGGATCCGTCGGCTCACCCCCGACCCCGCGGACGCGTCGCACCCACCCGCCAGTTCGGCGGCCACCATCACCGAAGCAACCGAACGCCTCGGCCCTCATCCCGTGGCCTGGGCGGTCGCCGTCGGTGCCGCCCTGGCCGGCGTCGTCACCCGCGAGGTTCCCGAACTGGGAGGCGGCCCGGCACCTTTCGAAACCCTCCGCATGGGCACCGAGGCCGCGACGCTGCGCGCACTGCTCCTGCTGGCCGACGAGGCGGCCGACCACGCGGTCCCCGAGGAGTCCCTGCTCGGGGACCGCGAGTTCGCACGGCGACGAATCGGCCTGGACAAGGTGCTGCGAGGCATTCGGGTCGCGCACGCGGCGCTCGTACGAGCACTGATGGCCGCCTGTCAGGAACGGACCACCTCGTCCGAACGAGCCGAGCAGTTCCGCCGCATCTCCGAGCTTCTCTTCGGCTTCATGGACGAGTTCTCCTCCCGCATGACAGCCGAATACCTGGCCGAGCACGACCGGTGGCTCACCAGCGGAGCCGCCGCCCGCGAGGAGACCGTCCGAGCGATCCTCGACGGCCGACCGGTCCGGGAGGAAACAGCGCGCGAGCTCCTCGCCTACCGGCTCGAGGGCCGCCAACTGGCCGTCGTCGCCTGGTACGACAGCCCGGCGGTCGACGCCACCAGCGAACTGCAGCGCCTCGCCGCCGAACTGCTGCACCTGCGCGGCTGCTCCTCGACCCTGCTCCTCCCCACCGGCCGGACCACCCTGTGGGCGTGGGGAGACCTGCAAGCCCCGTACCCCGCCGGGTTGCCCGGTGACCACGCCTACCCGGAGGGCATCCGATTCGCCTTCGGCTCGGTACGCGACGGGCTGCCGGGGTTTCGCCAGTCGCACCAGGACGCTCAGCACGTTGCCCGCATCATGCGGATCAGCCCCGGCGGGACGGGCCCGGTCGTCGATCATCCGGATGTGGGACTGGCGGCCCTGCTCTCCACCGACCTGCCCGCCCTGCGCCGCTTCATCAGGGACGAGCTGGGCGACCTGGCGGCGGACAGCCCCCACGCAGAGCAACTGCGCCGCACCCTTCGTCTGTATCTGCGCAACGAGCGCAGTCTGATGGCCGTCGCGGCGCAGCTGCACGTAGCGCGTAACACCGTCACCTACCGGGTCAAGCGTGCCCAGGAGCTGCTCGGGCACCACCTGACGCCGCGGCTGC
- a CDS encoding fumarylacetoacetate hydrolase family protein, which produces MRLAHLDGRLVIKGPNGYLDAEEASRGRFGPDAQAAYADWEAFASWTREFLASPDAAAAPPVGTGTGTVWGPPVPRPPQIFAVGLNYLDHITESKLDVPTEPAVFTKFRTSLTGHEATVTLPEGLVDWEAELVAVMGRHCHHATRETAWSYVAGLTVGQDLSERRLQLTGPAPQFSLGKSYPGFAPLGPELVSTDEFTNPDDLELGCRLEGGEVLQKSRTSEMVFDIPELITRLSAVCPLEPGDLIFTGTPAGVGGARTPQKFLAPGDVLVTWIEGIGTLRNSMLAP; this is translated from the coding sequence ATGCGCCTGGCACACCTCGACGGACGACTGGTCATCAAGGGCCCGAACGGCTATCTCGACGCCGAGGAGGCAAGCCGGGGACGCTTCGGCCCCGACGCACAGGCCGCCTACGCCGACTGGGAGGCGTTCGCCTCCTGGACCCGGGAGTTCCTGGCGTCGCCGGACGCGGCAGCAGCACCCCCGGTCGGCACGGGCACCGGCACGGTGTGGGGACCGCCCGTTCCCAGGCCCCCCCAGATCTTCGCGGTCGGCCTGAACTACCTCGACCACATCACGGAGTCGAAGCTGGACGTGCCGACCGAACCGGCCGTCTTCACCAAGTTCCGCACGTCCCTGACCGGCCACGAGGCAACCGTCACCCTCCCTGAAGGACTTGTCGACTGGGAGGCCGAGCTCGTCGCCGTCATGGGCCGCCATTGCCACCACGCCACGCGGGAGACGGCCTGGTCCTACGTGGCCGGGCTGACCGTGGGCCAGGACCTCTCCGAACGTCGTCTCCAACTGACTGGACCCGCACCGCAGTTCTCTCTCGGCAAGTCCTACCCGGGCTTCGCCCCGCTCGGCCCGGAGCTCGTCAGCACCGACGAGTTCACGAACCCGGACGACCTGGAGCTGGGCTGCAGGCTCGAAGGCGGGGAAGTTCTGCAGAAGAGCCGGACCTCCGAGATGGTCTTCGACATCCCGGAACTCATCACCCGCCTGTCCGCCGTGTGCCCGCTGGAGCCCGGAGACCTGATCTTCACCGGCACCCCGGCCGGCGTCGGCGGCGCCCGCACCCCGCAGAAGTTCCTCGCCCCGGGAGACGTCCTGGTCACCTGGATCGAAGGCATCGGGACCCTGCGCAACTCGATGCTCGCCCCCTGA
- a CDS encoding GntR family transcriptional regulator translates to MAGEKATRGGVVYAQIREDIFQGVFEPGQRLRLVELSQRFSVSQSVVREALTRLSEQGLVHAAPQQGFSVVTVSLADLNELTEARVEIETLVLRRSMERGGIEWEASVVAAHHHLAGTPGIRADGTLNSDWFPVHERFHQTLLEGCGNARLLAAALSLRDAATLYRRWSWPVGHDTERDVEGEHQALVDAVLAKDADAAAALLARHIDRTSEALRLVIENDPATVA, encoded by the coding sequence ATGGCTGGTGAGAAGGCAACAAGGGGCGGCGTCGTCTACGCGCAGATTCGCGAGGACATCTTCCAGGGGGTGTTCGAGCCGGGGCAGCGGCTGCGGCTGGTGGAGCTGTCCCAGCGTTTCTCGGTCAGTCAGTCGGTCGTGCGCGAAGCACTCACGCGCCTGTCCGAGCAGGGGCTCGTCCACGCCGCACCGCAGCAGGGCTTCAGCGTGGTCACGGTGTCGCTGGCGGATCTGAACGAACTGACGGAAGCCAGGGTCGAGATCGAGACGCTCGTCCTGCGCCGGTCGATGGAGCGCGGTGGCATCGAGTGGGAGGCGTCCGTGGTCGCGGCCCACCACCACCTGGCCGGCACCCCCGGGATACGGGCCGACGGCACCCTGAACAGCGATTGGTTCCCCGTGCACGAGCGCTTCCACCAGACCCTGCTGGAAGGGTGCGGGAACGCCCGGTTGCTGGCCGCCGCCCTCAGCCTGCGGGACGCGGCCACGCTCTACCGGCGCTGGTCGTGGCCCGTCGGCCATGACACCGAACGCGACGTCGAAGGCGAACACCAGGCGCTCGTCGATGCCGTGCTGGCCAAGGATGCCGACGCGGCGGCCGCACTGTTGGCCCGGCACATCGACCGCACGTCCGAAGCTCTGCGTCTGGTGATCGAGAACGACCCTGCAACGGTGGCGTAG